The window aattgacatattttgtgtgtaaatatttatgtaaacaAACAAATCCAACAGTATCAATGAATCAACCTCGTTCGTCAAGTGCCTTGGCTCCCCGCCAAGCTGTTGTCATGTCATCCGAATCAGCTGAGTCACTTTTAACACCATCAATAATATCACGTGTCAATAAAGTTGTTTTACAACAATCTCAAACACCAGAAATAATGACAGATAAATTGCCATTGCCATTTGAGGATATTCCTGGACCTGCTGTTCTCAGgctcattgaaaaatattggaaATACGTGCCGATACTTGGTACGCAACTTGTTTGCAGTCTACTATTGAACACATTCACCGTGGGTATGAAACCACGagtagaatttaatttaatttaatttagatttgttaatttttatctataactATTTTACTCACTTGTTGatattgattttcatttttttgattgatcaATCAGGTCGTTTAACGTGGAATAAAAATGTCACACCATTGAAATATCTTTTCAATGAATATGGACcagttgttaaaataaatggtCCAGCATTTGGAAGTATTGTCATGATACACAAGCCAGAACATATTGCTCAAGTGTTCAAACAAGAAGGACAATTACCAACAAGAAGTGGAATTGATATTTTACAACATTATCGTATTAATCATCGACAATATAAATTTCCTGGTCCAATGTCCAtgtaagttttttatatattttaaaaaatatattttaattaattgattaataaattgttgtgTGTCATTGATCAATCAAGGCAAGGTGCTGATTGGCGAGATGCCAAAGtcaaacttgataaattattttcaatgcatttactcaaatattttgataaacttgATAAAGTATCTGAAGAATTAACATCTAGAATTAGAATAATTCGCAACAGACAAGATGaagtacttgaaaattttgttttaattaactaacaacaacataatatttaataaataattgcttttttgttttatttgttacaggtgcctgatgattttaataaatatcttttacGTTGGTCAATGGAATGTTTCTCGGTCTTGATATTTAACAGACGATTAGGTTTTCTTGATTCATCAGGTTTAAATCCTTCATCAGaaccatcaaaaataattgcaGCATTATTTGAagcacattattatttatctaaatgtGAAACTGGTTTTCAAGTTTGGAGATTTATTAATACACcatttagtaaaaaattatttcgtgcTTGTGATGTTATTGATGAGTTAGTTAAATAgacatttacaattttttaaatatcaattcagTGATTTAATTATAGTAAAATACTTACAGaataattggaaaatttattcGCCAagcacaaaataaatttcaatcacGTAGTGCAACTAAATTTTTGGAACCAAGCTCAGAGACAAATGAGGGATTTccaatattagaaaaattactTGCTGATCAACAAATGCATcctgatgatttatcaacacttttgatggattttattttacttggtGTTCAAGCTGTTAGTAATACACAaggatttttattatattttttggctAAAAATCAAAGAGTCCAACGAAAGTTGTATGATGAAATAACTGGAGTTTTATCAAGTACAAATTCatctgttgttgatgatgagaCTTTACAACAAATGCCTTATCTCACTGCTTGTCTACAAGAA is drawn from Aphidius gifuensis isolate YNYX2018 linkage group LG3, ASM1490517v1, whole genome shotgun sequence and contains these coding sequences:
- the LOC122853101 gene encoding cytochrome P450 CYP12A2-like isoform X1 is translated as MYNLIQLCTRRRCSLFFNQLRSYAELNKPLVASESHDRKISMNQPRSSSALAPRQAVVMSSESAESLLTPSIISRVNKVVLQQSQTPEIMTDKLPLPFEDIPGPAVLRLIEKYWKYVPILGTQLVCSLLLNTFTVGRLTWNKNVTPLKYLFNEYGPVVKINGPAFGSIVMIHKPEHIAQVFKQEGQLPTRSGIDILQHYRINHRQYKFPGPMSMQGADWRDAKVKLDKLFSMHLLKYFDKLDKVSEELTSRIRIIRNRQDEVPDDFNKYLLRWSMECFSVLIFNRRLGFLDSSGLNPSSEPSKIIAALFEAHYYLSKCETGFQVWRFINTPFSKKLFRACDVIDEIIGKFIRQAQNKFQSRSATKFLEPSSETNEGFPILEKLLADQQMHPDDLSTLLMDFILLGVQAVSNTQGFLLYFLAKNQRVQRKLYDEITGVLSSTNSSVVDDETLQQMPYLTACLQESLRLRPSFPYITRLLSKTITLHGYTIPKDTYLIMANQISSRREDNFDEAEKFIPERWLNSEKLGVQEPWSCLPFGHGVRSCLGKQMAETEIKLLTAKLVQNFKIEYDYADINNKFMMVNVPNKPLRFRFVDRD
- the LOC122853101 gene encoding cytochrome P450 CYP12A2-like isoform X2; the protein is MRRCSLFFNQLRSYAELNKPLVASESHDRKISMNQPRSSSALAPRQAVVMSSESAESLLTPSIISRVNKVVLQQSQTPEIMTDKLPLPFEDIPGPAVLRLIEKYWKYVPILGTQLVCSLLLNTFTVGRLTWNKNVTPLKYLFNEYGPVVKINGPAFGSIVMIHKPEHIAQVFKQEGQLPTRSGIDILQHYRINHRQYKFPGPMSMQGADWRDAKVKLDKLFSMHLLKYFDKLDKVSEELTSRIRIIRNRQDEVPDDFNKYLLRWSMECFSVLIFNRRLGFLDSSGLNPSSEPSKIIAALFEAHYYLSKCETGFQVWRFINTPFSKKLFRACDVIDEIIGKFIRQAQNKFQSRSATKFLEPSSETNEGFPILEKLLADQQMHPDDLSTLLMDFILLGVQAVSNTQGFLLYFLAKNQRVQRKLYDEITGVLSSTNSSVVDDETLQQMPYLTACLQESLRLRPSFPYITRLLSKTITLHGYTIPKDTYLIMANQISSRREDNFDEAEKFIPERWLNSEKLGVQEPWSCLPFGHGVRSCLGKQMAETEIKLLTAKLVQNFKIEYDYADINNKFMMVNVPNKPLRFRFVDRD
- the LOC122853101 gene encoding probable cytochrome P450 12a5, mitochondrial isoform X3, coding for MYNLIQLCTRRRCSLFFNQLRSYAELNKPLVASESHDRKISMNQPRSSSALAPRQAVVMSSESAESLLTPSIISRVNKVVLQQSQTPEIMTDKLPLPFEDIPGPAVLRLIEKYWKYVPILGRLTWNKNVTPLKYLFNEYGPVVKINGPAFGSIVMIHKPEHIAQVFKQEGQLPTRSGIDILQHYRINHRQYKFPGPMSMQGADWRDAKVKLDKLFSMHLLKYFDKLDKVSEELTSRIRIIRNRQDEVPDDFNKYLLRWSMECFSVLIFNRRLGFLDSSGLNPSSEPSKIIAALFEAHYYLSKCETGFQVWRFINTPFSKKLFRACDVIDEIIGKFIRQAQNKFQSRSATKFLEPSSETNEGFPILEKLLADQQMHPDDLSTLLMDFILLGVQAVSNTQGFLLYFLAKNQRVQRKLYDEITGVLSSTNSSVVDDETLQQMPYLTACLQESLRLRPSFPYITRLLSKTITLHGYTIPKDTYLIMANQISSRREDNFDEAEKFIPERWLNSEKLGVQEPWSCLPFGHGVRSCLGKQMAETEIKLLTAKLVQNFKIEYDYADINNKFMMVNVPNKPLRFRFVDRD